In a genomic window of Streptococcus oralis:
- a CDS encoding YfbM family protein, with translation MGMIANYQYLSDNELNQIKRYSCQEEDLLDLVEDYPEGNDTLIDIDKMWDALLFVMTGFSSSEFMDDDPLREAVLGVTPLENVSEYIAYTEHSKIAEIVQALENFDMDRALADFSMEACKKADLYPDIWDYLEEEKEIKDDIRTCFVKMKDFYKKILTLKGNVLVTIC, from the coding sequence ATGGGAATGATTGCTAATTATCAATATCTATCTGACAATGAATTAAACCAAATAAAGCGGTATTCATGTCAGGAAGAGGATTTGCTTGACTTGGTAGAGGATTATCCTGAGGGAAATGATACGTTGATAGATATTGACAAAATGTGGGATGCCTTACTCTTTGTTATGACAGGTTTTAGTAGTTCAGAATTTATGGATGACGACCCCTTGAGAGAAGCTGTCTTGGGAGTGACCCCTTTAGAAAATGTGTCAGAATATATAGCCTATACTGAACACTCAAAGATAGCTGAGATTGTTCAAGCTTTAGAGAATTTTGACATGGATAGGGCTCTGGCAGACTTTAGCATGGAAGCATGCAAGAAGGCAGATTTATACCCCGATATTTGGGATTATCTTGAAGAAGAGAAAGAAATCAAGGATGATATTCGAACCTGTTTTGTAAAAATGAAGGACTTTTATAAGAAAATCTTAACTCTCAAAGGAAATGTCCTAGTGACTATTTGTTAA
- a CDS encoding DUF6892 domain-containing protein → MFNFFKKKDPKNLEINFHDNSMVMNGTSLSFPLSLKDIEAVLGKPDQVVKKESKYIKYVYDNAGIVFEHSSSIRNHLKKCRVYIDDEHLLSTISFYYGDVVKPMFGEEELPKMPCQAVVSTDGKPPYFLYDRHRTGDFNFILWTPHGTNFNGRPDVMRYPLTISYYPEIKHERQKSNPKVVQEKYLHFDNLNFKLAIIQVLMYDLDILKPAFDIFDFSEEFSELDIDTESTELVEPALEYFKNLQISQKYASLVKEIDMDGGNEIFMNLIPQWDGEDSTFDLNEVSLVELKQFPNLKQATIMSSNFEQVKETFAKAGVDVELV, encoded by the coding sequence ATGTTTAATTTTTTTAAAAAGAAAGATCCTAAAAACCTCGAAATCAATTTTCATGACAATTCAATGGTAATGAACGGAACCAGCTTGTCTTTTCCTTTATCTTTGAAAGATATTGAGGCCGTGTTAGGAAAGCCTGATCAGGTTGTCAAAAAAGAAAGTAAATACATAAAGTACGTTTACGACAATGCTGGTATTGTATTTGAACATTCGTCTTCTATCCGGAATCATTTAAAGAAATGCAGGGTCTATATTGATGATGAGCATCTACTTTCTACAATCAGTTTCTACTATGGTGATGTTGTAAAACCTATGTTTGGAGAAGAAGAATTACCCAAGATGCCTTGTCAAGCCGTAGTATCCACTGATGGGAAGCCTCCCTATTTTCTTTATGATAGACACAGAACTGGGGATTTCAATTTTATTTTATGGACCCCTCATGGAACCAATTTTAATGGAAGACCAGATGTAATGAGATATCCACTCACCATTTCTTACTATCCAGAAATCAAGCATGAACGTCAAAAATCAAATCCAAAAGTTGTTCAAGAAAAATATCTTCATTTTGATAATCTGAATTTTAAACTAGCTATTATCCAAGTATTGATGTATGATTTAGATATTTTAAAGCCAGCTTTTGATATTTTTGATTTTTCAGAGGAATTTAGCGAGTTGGATATTGATACAGAAAGTACAGAACTTGTAGAGCCTGCCTTAGAATACTTTAAAAATCTTCAGATTTCACAGAAGTATGCAAGTCTTGTAAAAGAGATTGATATGGATGGCGGTAATGAAATTTTTATGAATCTGATTCCTCAGTGGGATGGTGAGGATAGTACTTTTGATTTGAATGAGGTTAGTTTGGTTGAATTAAAGCAGTTCCCAAATTTAAAACAAGCGACAATCATGTCAAGTAATTTTGAACAAGTTAAGGAAACTTTTGCTAAAGCTGGAGTCGACGTAGAACTAGTGTAA
- a CDS encoding aminotransferase class I/II-fold pyridoxal phosphate-dependent enzyme, giving the protein MKKLDQNQAPIYEALVKLRKKRIVPFDVPGHKRGRGNPELVELLGEKCVGIDVNSMKPLDNLGHPISIIRDAEELAADAFGAAHAFLMIGGTTSSVQTMILSTCKAGDKIILPRNVHKSAINALVLCGAIPIYIEMSVDPKIGIALGLENERVAQAIKEHPDAKAILINNPTYYGICSDLKGLTEMAHEAGMLVLVDEAHGAHLHFTDKLPISAMDAGADMAAVSMHKSGGSLTQSSILLIGEQMNPEYVRQIINLTQSTSASYLLMASLDVSRRNLALRGKESFEKVIELSEYARREINAIGGYYAYSKELIDGVSVCDFDVTKLSVYTQGIGLTGIEVYDLLRDEYDIQIEFGDIGNILAYISIGDRIQDIERLVGALADIKRLYSRDGKDLIAGEYIQPELVLSPQEAFYSNRRSLTLDESIGQVCGEFVMCYPPGIPILAPGERITREIVDYIQFAKERGCSLQGTEDPEVNHINVIKRKEN; this is encoded by the coding sequence TTGAAGAAGTTAGATCAAAACCAAGCCCCAATTTACGAGGCCTTGGTCAAACTACGCAAGAAAAGGATTGTTCCCTTTGATGTGCCAGGTCACAAGCGTGGACGAGGAAATCCAGAACTTGTCGAACTGTTAGGAGAAAAATGTGTTGGCATTGATGTCAATTCTATGAAACCCTTGGATAATCTCGGCCATCCTATTTCGATTATTCGAGATGCAGAGGAGCTAGCAGCGGATGCTTTTGGTGCAGCGCATGCCTTTCTGATGATTGGGGGAACAACTTCATCTGTTCAAACCATGATTCTTTCCACCTGCAAGGCGGGAGATAAGATTATTCTGCCTCGTAATGTCCACAAATCTGCTATCAATGCGCTGGTTCTATGTGGTGCCATACCCATCTATATCGAGATGAGTGTGGATCCTAAAATTGGCATCGCTTTAGGTCTTGAAAATGAACGGGTGGCCCAGGCTATTAAGGAACATCCAGATGCTAAAGCTATCCTAATCAACAATCCTACCTACTATGGAATTTGTTCAGACCTCAAGGGTTTAACGGAAATGGCTCATGAAGCTGGCATGCTGGTTTTAGTGGATGAAGCTCATGGTGCGCATTTGCATTTTACAGATAAACTTCCAATTTCTGCTATGGATGCAGGTGCTGATATGGCGGCGGTCTCTATGCATAAGTCTGGTGGGAGTCTGACCCAAAGCTCCATTTTACTTATCGGGGAGCAGATGAATCCTGAATACGTTCGTCAGATTATCAACCTGACCCAGTCTACATCAGCATCTTACCTGCTGATGGCAAGTCTCGATGTTTCTCGTAGAAACCTAGCCCTTCGTGGTAAAGAGTCCTTTGAGAAAGTTATTGAGTTATCTGAGTATGCTCGTCGTGAAATCAATGCCATCGGTGGCTACTACGCCTACTCAAAAGAGTTAATAGACGGTGTCTCGGTTTGTGATTTTGACGTGACTAAGTTATCAGTCTACACTCAGGGGATTGGTTTAACCGGTATCGAGGTTTATGACCTCTTACGGGATGAATATGACATTCAGATCGAGTTTGGTGATATCGGCAATATCTTGGCCTATATTTCGATTGGTGACCGTATCCAAGATATCGAGCGCTTGGTTGGTGCTTTGGCGGATATCAAGAGACTTTACTCACGAGATGGGAAGGACTTGATAGCTGGAGAATATATCCAACCTGAGTTGGTGCTGTCTCCTCAGGAAGCCTTTTACTCAAATAGAAGAAGTTTAACCCTGGACGAATCTATTGGACAAGTCTGTGGAGAATTTGTCATGTGCTACCCTCCAGGGATTCCTATCTTGGCTCCTGGTGAACGAATTACACGAGAAATTGTAGACTATATCCAATTTGCCAAGGAACGTGGTTGTTCCCTCCAAGGGACGGAAGATCCTGAGGTCAATCACATTAACGTCATTAAGAGAAAGGAGAACTAG
- a CDS encoding ABC transporter ATP-binding protein → MSNYAIEIKNLVKKFDGFTLGPIDLSIPKGAIVGYIGQNGAGKSTSIKLLLGLLKKDLGEIKILGYDNPNSIELKDKIGVVFDDLLVPEEMTLIDLEKFCSRVYSKWDRDFFYQLKKKFNLSEKQVVKSYSRGMRMKLSMAVALSHNAEILILDEATSGLDPIVREEILDFLLDFMQDENHTILISSHILSDLEKVADYIAFINDGKVLFVEPKDELKENYGICTLSNEEVENLDEEAIIGRRIHSFGQELLVKRNLVPDGIRLQKPSIEDIMIYFVKGGKR, encoded by the coding sequence ATGAGTAATTATGCTATTGAAATCAAAAATTTGGTTAAAAAGTTTGATGGCTTTACATTAGGACCGATAGATTTGTCTATTCCTAAGGGGGCTATCGTCGGATACATTGGTCAAAACGGAGCAGGAAAAAGTACATCTATAAAATTGTTGTTAGGATTACTTAAGAAAGATTTAGGAGAAATTAAAATTTTAGGTTATGATAATCCTAATAGCATTGAATTAAAAGATAAAATTGGAGTAGTGTTTGATGACTTACTAGTACCAGAAGAGATGACACTTATTGATTTGGAAAAATTTTGTTCAAGGGTATATTCAAAATGGGATAGAGATTTTTTCTATCAACTAAAAAAGAAATTTAATTTATCAGAAAAACAGGTTGTTAAAAGCTATTCTCGTGGAATGAGAATGAAATTATCGATGGCAGTAGCTTTATCTCATAATGCAGAAATTCTTATATTGGATGAAGCTACGAGTGGTTTGGATCCGATAGTAAGGGAAGAAATTTTAGATTTTCTTCTTGACTTTATGCAAGATGAAAATCATACAATTTTAATATCGTCACACATCCTATCAGATTTAGAGAAGGTAGCAGATTATATTGCTTTTATCAATGATGGTAAAGTTCTTTTTGTTGAACCAAAGGATGAACTCAAAGAAAACTATGGTATCTGCACTTTATCTAATGAAGAAGTTGAAAATCTTGACGAGGAAGCCATAATTGGAAGAAGAATACACTCATTTGGACAAGAGTTACTTGTTAAAAGAAATCTTGTTCCAGATGGAATCAGATTACAAAAACCGTCTATCGAAGATATTATGATATATTTTGTGAAAGGAGGTAAAAGATAA
- a CDS encoding DUF443 family protein: MKVKFKETNKVFFKIVEVEGEKYILDLTTVRPKSYFWGSLPDEITAKMQKLDKRDMRFESVAPTMSKSIGIAIGTAIGGSGYRLVTNFFRNNGISHNLPLKIGLYGLFISLAYLAFWFIAIRARHSVQKRLENNVTNYKITFKPVGNKRQLKHYKLLPFILVPTLGCFVFYLYTVNGTEGALLVINSILLLGFFTVILGMSPLRESVEKQEIIFDRIEKL; the protein is encoded by the coding sequence ATGAAGGTAAAATTTAAAGAAACGAATAAAGTATTTTTCAAAATAGTAGAAGTAGAGGGAGAAAAGTATATTCTAGATTTGACGACTGTTAGACCAAAATCCTATTTCTGGGGTTCTCTTCCCGATGAAATTACTGCAAAAATGCAAAAGTTAGATAAAAGAGATATGCGTTTTGAGAGTGTAGCTCCAACTATGAGTAAATCAATTGGGATTGCAATTGGTACAGCAATAGGGGGATCTGGCTATCGGCTTGTGACAAATTTTTTTAGAAACAATGGGATTAGTCATAACCTTCCTTTAAAGATAGGCTTATATGGCCTATTCATTTCCCTAGCTTATCTTGCTTTCTGGTTCATTGCCATAAGAGCTCGTCATAGCGTCCAAAAAAGACTTGAGAATAACGTTACAAATTATAAAATAACCTTTAAACCAGTTGGAAATAAACGTCAATTAAAACATTACAAACTTCTTCCTTTTATCCTTGTTCCGACTCTTGGATGTTTTGTATTTTATCTATATACTGTTAATGGAACAGAGGGAGCCTTACTTGTTATTAATAGTATTCTATTATTGGGATTTTTTACAGTGATTTTAGGCATGTCACCACTCCGAGAAAGTGTCGAAAAGCAAGAGATTATTTTTGATAGAATAGAGAAGTTATAA
- a CDS encoding ABC-2 transporter permease, producing the protein MTALILKDIATLKKTLLLTITLSIALIVYGVYENEIFMIPLICTMIPLILTAIAFGYDTKSKFEQFAFSMPVKKSSFVLSKLFFAFVFGLVGSVCLFVQLVIKNEMLIDSIIFISLITLVASILISAIQLPFILKYGAEKGRLIMVITYFTAFALSSLFKAKSDLLTKVVEFFLKNSRVIIFLGIVFVSIVIIGIAIKISILIMEKKEY; encoded by the coding sequence ATGACTGCATTGATATTAAAAGATATAGCTACTTTAAAGAAAACACTACTATTAACAATTACTCTCAGTATTGCACTCATTGTGTATGGGGTATATGAAAATGAAATTTTTATGATACCGCTTATTTGTACAATGATACCGTTAATTTTAACTGCAATCGCTTTTGGTTATGATACGAAATCGAAATTTGAACAATTTGCCTTTTCAATGCCTGTAAAAAAGAGTAGCTTTGTACTAAGTAAATTGTTTTTTGCATTTGTTTTTGGGTTAGTCGGTTCAGTATGTTTATTTGTTCAATTGGTAATAAAAAATGAGATGTTAATAGACAGCATCATATTTATCTCACTAATTACATTAGTTGCAAGTATTTTGATATCAGCTATTCAACTTCCTTTTATCCTAAAGTACGGTGCCGAAAAAGGTAGGCTTATCATGGTTATAACATACTTTACAGCATTTGCTCTATCTAGTCTTTTTAAAGCAAAATCAGATTTACTGACTAAAGTTGTGGAGTTTTTCTTAAAGAATTCGAGGGTAATAATTTTTCTTGGAATAGTCTTTGTTAGTATTGTTATCATAGGAATTGCTATAAAAATATCTATTTTAATTATGGAGAAAAAAGAATATTAG
- a CDS encoding ADP-ribosylglycohydrolase — MLGAIIGDIVGSVYEWNNIKTKDFPLFREDCFFTDDTVNPNRCV; from the coding sequence ATGCTAGGAGCTATTATTGGAGATATTGTAGGTTCAGTTTACGAATGGAACAATATTAAAACAAAAGACTTTCCATTATTTCGTGAGGATTGTTTTTTCACGGATGATACGGTAAATCCGAACCGCTGTGTGTAA
- a CDS encoding diacylglycerol/lipid kinase family protein translates to MKKAMLIINPTSGGEKALDYKVKLENKAKDYFEHVETKITEKALDATHFAEEASREQYDAVVVFGGDGTVNEVISGIAERDYTPKLGIIPGGTGNLITKLLEINQDIDGAIDELDFNLTNKIDIGKANDNYFGYIFSVGSLPEAIHNVEIEDKTKFGILAYAVNTMKSVMTDQVFNIKVETENGNYDGEASHVLVLLTNYFADKKIFEENKDGYANILILKDASIFSKLSVIPDLLKGDVVGNDNIEYIRARNIKISSDSELESDVDGDKSDNLPVEIKVLGQHIEVFSQPKE, encoded by the coding sequence ATGAAAAAAGCAATGTTAATTATCAACCCTACCTCTGGTGGGGAAAAGGCTTTGGATTATAAGGTCAAGCTGGAGAATAAGGCCAAAGATTATTTTGAGCACGTGGAAACCAAAATTACCGAAAAAGCACTGGATGCAACACACTTTGCTGAAGAAGCTTCTCGTGAGCAGTACGATGCAGTGGTTGTTTTCGGTGGAGACGGGACTGTCAATGAAGTCATTTCGGGTATTGCTGAGAGAGACTACACTCCGAAGTTAGGGATTATCCCTGGCGGTACAGGCAACCTCATTACGAAACTGTTGGAAATCAATCAAGACATCGATGGCGCGATTGATGAACTCGATTTTAACTTAACCAATAAGATTGATATCGGTAAAGCGAATGACAATTATTTTGGTTATATCTTTAGTGTCGGTTCTCTACCTGAGGCGATTCACAATGTGGAGATCGAGGATAAGACAAAATTCGGTATTTTAGCCTATGCTGTAAATACCATGAAGTCTGTGATGACGGATCAGGTCTTTAACATTAAGGTTGAGACAGAAAATGGAAATTATGATGGTGAAGCGAGTCATGTTTTGGTTCTCTTGACAAATTACTTCGCTGACAAGAAAATCTTTGAAGAAAACAAAGATGGCTACGCCAATATTTTGATTCTAAAAGATGCTTCTATATTCTCAAAATTATCCGTCATTCCTGACTTACTAAAAGGGGATGTTGTCGGAAATGATAATATTGAGTATATCAGAGCGCGTAATATTAAGATCTCTTCAGATAGTGAATTGGAGTCAGATGTTGACGGCGATAAGTCGGATAATTTACCTGTAGAGATTAAGGTACTGGGCCAGCACATTGAAGTCTTTTCACAACCGAAAGAGTAG
- a CDS encoding DUF4300 family protein: protein MKRSRKVVALGLCLPLFLGLAACHQNNTSTEAANQTQTSSDKVPWTASYTNLNNQVSTEEVKSLLSAHLDPNSVEAFFNLVTDYNATVGSTGLSGDFVSFTKTEYDVEKISNLWNQKKGDFVGTNCRINSYALLKNSVTIPKLEKNDQLLFVDNDAIDKGKVFDAKDKEEFDILFSRVATEATMDVKVHAQKMEKFFSQFQFNDKARMLSVVLHDNLDGEYLFVGHVGVLVPADEGFLFVEKLTFEEPYQAIKFASKEDCYKYLATKYADYTGDGLAKPFIMDNEKWVKGY, encoded by the coding sequence ATGAAACGATCGAGAAAAGTAGTAGCCTTGGGACTGTGTTTGCCCTTATTTCTTGGTTTGGCTGCTTGTCACCAAAATAATACGAGCACTGAAGCTGCAAACCAGACACAGACCAGTTCGGATAAAGTTCCTTGGACGGCTTCATATACCAATCTGAACAATCAGGTTAGTACCGAAGAGGTCAAATCTCTCTTATCAGCTCACTTGGACCCAAATAGTGTTGAGGCATTTTTCAATCTTGTCACAGACTATAATGCGACTGTCGGTTCTACTGGCTTAAGTGGGGATTTTGTCTCCTTTACGAAGACAGAATACGACGTAGAGAAAATCAGCAATCTCTGGAATCAAAAAAAGGGTGACTTTGTCGGGACCAACTGCCGCATCAATAGCTATGCGCTCTTGAAAAATTCGGTCACAATTCCAAAGCTTGAAAAGAATGATCAGCTACTTTTTGTGGATAACGATGCTATCGATAAGGGAAAAGTATTTGATGCGAAAGATAAGGAAGAGTTTGATATTCTATTTTCTAGGGTAGCGACGGAAGCAACGATGGATGTAAAAGTTCACGCGCAGAAGATGGAGAAATTCTTCTCACAGTTTCAATTCAATGATAAAGCTCGAATGTTGTCTGTTGTGTTGCATGATAATTTGGATGGAGAGTATCTTTTTGTCGGTCACGTTGGTGTTTTAGTGCCAGCTGATGAGGGTTTCTTATTTGTAGAGAAACTGACTTTTGAAGAGCCTTATCAAGCTATTAAGTTTGCGAGCAAGGAAGATTGTTACAAGTATTTAGCTACAAAGTATGCTGATTACACTGGTGACGGACTCGCTAAGCCTTTCATTATGGATAATGAAAAGTGGGTTAAAGGTTATTAA
- a CDS encoding GntR family transcriptional regulator, translated as MNIQIDNSSDNPIYLQIKNQIKAQIISGELKVGEQLPSIRFLAKELRVSMITAKRAFDELELDGFINSVQGKGNFVATQNKELIREEYLKRIESKMQDIVELSAIGGVTNDELVEMFSSYMEGKYE; from the coding sequence GTGAATATACAGATTGATAATTCAAGTGATAATCCGATTTATTTACAGATAAAAAATCAAATAAAGGCTCAGATTATTTCGGGAGAATTAAAGGTTGGCGAGCAATTACCATCAATCAGATTCTTAGCTAAAGAACTTCGAGTGAGTATGATAACTGCTAAAAGAGCTTTTGATGAACTAGAACTTGATGGTTTCATTAATTCAGTTCAAGGTAAAGGTAATTTTGTTGCAACTCAAAATAAAGAGCTTATTCGAGAAGAATATTTGAAACGAATCGAATCAAAGATGCAAGATATTGTTGAGCTTTCAGCGATTGGAGGTGTCACCAATGATGAGTTGGTAGAGATGTTTAGTAGTTATATGGAGGGAAAATATGAGTAA
- a CDS encoding ADP-ribosylglycohydrolase, whose protein sequence is MLEAIVGDIVGSVYEWNNIKTKDFPLFRDDCFFTDDTLSPNR, encoded by the coding sequence ATGCTAGAAGCAATTGTGGGAGATATTGTGGGTTCAGTTTATGAATGGAACAATATTAAAACGAAGGATTTTCCCTTATTTAGGGACGATTGTTTTTTCACTGATGATACGCTAAGTCCGAACCGCTGA
- a CDS encoding glycoside hydrolase family 13 protein, whose protein sequence is MELTAIYHRPESEYAYLYKDKIMHIRIRTKKDDIESIHLHYGDTFIFLEDHYEASKAMIKVTSDALFDYWQAEVSVDYARLQYLFELKDKLGQSILYGDKGCVANTLENLHYEGNGFKIPYIHEIDACYVPDWVSNTVWYQIFPERFANGNPEISPEGALAWDSSIKPKTSDFFGGDLQGIIDHLDYLQDLGITGLYLCPIFESPSNHKYNTTDYFEIDRHFGDKKIFRKLVEGAHQRGMKIMLDAVFNHIGDQSPQWQDVLKHGEKSEYKDWFHVQEFPVTKDKLGNPRKLPYHTFAFASYMPKLNTANPQVRDYLLSVATYWIEEFDIDAWRLDVANEVDHQFWRDFHKAVLAKKPDLYILGEVWHTSQPWLNGDEFHAVMNYPLSDSIKYYFLRGTKKTPQFIDEINSQSMYYRQQISEVMFNLLDSHDTERILATAKGNIQLVKSALACLFLQRGTPCFYYGTELELGGGPDPDCRRVMPWERVSDSNDMLHFMKKLIQLRKDASGIIQHGTYRLQEIKQDVLTLEWNYDGQKVQAIFNQSTENYLLEDSDAVALASHCQVLEQQLVILPKGFIIR, encoded by the coding sequence ATGGAATTAACAGCCATTTACCACAGACCAGAGTCGGAGTATGCTTATCTTTATAAGGATAAGATAATGCACATTCGTATCCGGACTAAGAAAGATGATATTGAAAGCATCCATTTGCATTATGGAGATACTTTTATCTTTTTAGAGGACCATTATGAAGCAAGTAAGGCGATGATCAAAGTAACTTCTGATGCCTTATTTGATTATTGGCAAGCGGAAGTTTCAGTTGACTATGCTCGACTACAGTATCTTTTTGAACTCAAAGATAAGCTAGGTCAGAGTATTTTGTATGGCGATAAGGGATGTGTTGCAAACACGCTAGAAAACCTTCATTATGAAGGAAATGGATTTAAAATTCCTTATATCCACGAGATTGATGCTTGCTATGTTCCTGACTGGGTATCAAATACAGTTTGGTACCAGATTTTCCCAGAACGCTTTGCTAATGGGAACCCTGAGATTTCACCTGAAGGTGCGCTAGCTTGGGATTCCTCTATCAAGCCAAAGACGAGCGATTTCTTTGGTGGTGATTTACAGGGCATTATTGACCATCTGGATTACTTGCAGGACTTGGGCATTACAGGTCTTTATCTCTGTCCGATTTTTGAATCCCCAAGCAATCACAAGTATAATACGACGGATTATTTCGAAATTGACCGTCATTTTGGAGACAAGAAAATCTTCCGTAAACTGGTGGAGGGAGCCCATCAGAGGGGCATGAAAATCATGCTGGATGCTGTTTTCAATCATATCGGGGACCAGTCTCCACAATGGCAGGATGTTCTCAAGCATGGTGAAAAGTCGGAATATAAAGACTGGTTCCATGTTCAAGAATTCCCCGTGACCAAGGATAAGCTGGGAAACCCAAGAAAACTCCCTTACCATACCTTTGCCTTTGCCAGCTATATGCCCAAGCTAAATACGGCCAATCCTCAAGTGAGAGACTATCTGTTAAGCGTTGCGACTTACTGGATTGAAGAGTTTGATATCGATGCATGGCGCCTGGATGTAGCAAATGAAGTAGACCATCAATTTTGGAGAGATTTCCATAAGGCTGTCTTGGCTAAAAAGCCTGACCTTTATATTCTTGGAGAGGTTTGGCACACTTCACAGCCCTGGCTAAATGGAGATGAATTCCACGCAGTCATGAACTATCCTCTCTCTGACAGTATCAAGTATTATTTCTTGCGAGGGACTAAGAAGACACCTCAATTTATCGATGAAATCAATAGCCAGTCTATGTACTATAGACAACAGATTTCGGAAGTGATGTTCAATCTTTTGGATTCGCATGATACGGAGCGCATTTTGGCAACGGCCAAAGGAAATATCCAGCTTGTTAAGTCTGCCCTTGCCTGCCTCTTTTTGCAAAGGGGAACACCGTGTTTCTACTATGGAACTGAGTTGGAGTTAGGTGGAGGACCAGACCCAGATTGTCGTCGTGTCATGCCTTGGGAACGTGTTTCCGACAGTAATGACATGCTTCATTTCATGAAGAAATTGATTCAGCTTCGTAAGGATGCTTCAGGCATTATCCAACATGGAACTTATAGACTGCAAGAAATCAAGCAGGATGTTCTAACTCTAGAATGGAATTATGATGGACAAAAGGTCCAAGCTATTTTTAACCAATCAACTGAAAACTATCTTTTAGAAGACAGTGACGCTGTAGCTCTAGCAAGTCATTGCCAAGTATTGGAGCAGCAACTGGTGATATTGCCTAAAGGTTTTATAATCCGATAA
- a CDS encoding SAP domain-containing protein, producing MIESRPEFDKITSFDEFNKYYWYRDELSQICKSLGLENRGTKQELNHIIEQYFKGNLIKKSSVKRNKKRVEVVTLDTPLLECGFSFNAHFREYFSTLTGVSPFKFTADMATAWRKVKREHDLSFTIQDMLKVYYGNSDYAKYDHSVCQWNQFLKDFCADENNRNYSDKLKVASILWKEVRNSKNEKVYSKQLLKEHSDKIEEYRK from the coding sequence TTGATAGAGAGTAGACCTGAGTTTGATAAAATCACATCCTTTGATGAATTTAATAAATACTATTGGTATCGGGATGAACTTTCACAGATATGCAAGTCATTAGGGCTTGAAAATAGAGGTACAAAACAAGAACTCAATCATATTATTGAGCAGTACTTTAAGGGCAATTTGATTAAAAAATCATCAGTAAAAAGAAATAAGAAACGAGTAGAAGTCGTTACCTTAGATACGCCCTTACTTGAATGTGGATTCTCCTTTAATGCACACTTTAGAGAATATTTCTCAACTTTAACAGGTGTTTCCCCCTTTAAATTTACTGCTGATATGGCCACTGCTTGGAGAAAAGTAAAAAGAGAACATGATTTAAGTTTTACCATTCAAGATATGTTAAAAGTTTATTATGGAAATTCAGATTATGCCAAGTATGATCATTCGGTTTGTCAATGGAATCAATTTCTAAAGGATTTCTGTGCAGACGAAAATAATCGTAATTACTCGGATAAACTAAAAGTAGCTTCTATTCTTTGGAAAGAAGTTAGAAATTCAAAGAACGAAAAAGTTTATTCCAAACAGCTTCTGAAAGAACATAGCGACAAAATAGAGGAGTATCGTAAATAA
- a CDS encoding phosphoribosylanthranilate isomerase, whose translation MNSLFDEFRIICSHLNQVGITPTLMGSLGFEYRSNKEWQPSDIDIHVPGDPRGWEAPDHLRIYDWDKIMKVMNHLGYTLIDIHEHEFQKDGLSVEFGSIDSLPDFAGVSESVIELIHLEDITFRVPSLEQYFSIYKASSQDSYRNDHNNNKDFKKIAWLERHL comes from the coding sequence ATGAATTCTCTATTTGATGAATTCCGAATAATTTGTTCTCATTTAAATCAAGTCGGAATCACTCCGACACTCATGGGGTCTTTGGGTTTTGAATACCGTTCAAATAAAGAATGGCAGCCGTCTGACATTGACATTCATGTGCCTGGTGACCCTAGAGGTTGGGAAGCACCTGATCATCTCAGGATTTATGACTGGGACAAGATAATGAAAGTGATGAATCACTTAGGCTATACCTTAATAGATATTCATGAGCATGAATTCCAAAAAGATGGTCTGAGTGTTGAGTTTGGAAGTATTGATTCCTTACCTGATTTTGCAGGAGTATCTGAATCAGTTATAGAGTTGATTCATCTCGAGGACATCACGTTTCGTGTTCCAAGTTTAGAACAGTATTTCAGTATATACAAAGCTTCTTCCCAAGATTCCTATCGAAATGACCACAATAACAATAAAGATTTTAAAAAGATAGCTTGGCTGGAAAGGCATTTGTAA